In Balaenoptera musculus isolate JJ_BM4_2016_0621 chromosome 17, mBalMus1.pri.v3, whole genome shotgun sequence, a genomic segment contains:
- the GPIHBP1 gene encoding glycosylphosphatidylinositol-anchored high density lipoprotein-binding protein 1 isoform X4 — MKVLAAVLLALLLCGQQGHPDGYGPAAVQGQRTTPTVAGRGRAQEVEDDDVDSGPEGYDDEDDEEDEEASVAAGSSGTVRLRCYSCQTLHRDESCEQMQSCALPKTCKTIVSHWNTESGPRTTYSGWCADTCQPVSRTVDGSLTTISCCQASLCNIPPWQDPQGSGAGGPQGRPSTAATTLLLSLLAGLQAVGV; from the exons ATGAAGGTGCTGGCGGCTGTCCTGCTGGCCCTCCTGCTGTGCGGGCAGCAAG GCCATCCTGACGGCTACGGGCCAGCTGCTGTACAGGGCCAGCGCACAACCCCTACTGTTGCCG GCAGAGGGCGGGCGCAGGAGGTCGAGGATGACGACGTGGACTCTGGGCCCGAAGGCTATGACGACGAGGATGACGAGGAGGATGAGGAGGCCAGCGTGGCTGCAGGCAGCAGCGGCACAG TGCGGCTGCGGTGCTACTCCTGCCAGACTCTGCACAGGGATGAGAGCTGCGAACAGATGCAGAGCTGCGCCCTCCCCAAGACGTGCAAAACCATCGTCTCCCACTGGAATACTG AGTCAGGTCCCCGGACCACCTACTCGGGGTGGTGTGCAGACACATGTCAACCCGTCAGCAGGACGGTGGACGGATCCCTGACGACCATATCCTGCTGCCAGGCCAGCCTATGCAACATCCCGCCCTGGCAGGACCCCCAGGGGAGTGGGGCAGGTGGCCCCCAGGGTAGACCCTCAACCGCGGCCACCACCCTCCTGCTCAGCCTCCTCGCCGGCCTTCAGGCAGTGGGGGTCTGA
- the GPIHBP1 gene encoding glycosylphosphatidylinositol-anchored high density lipoprotein-binding protein 1 isoform X2: MKVLAAVLLALLLCGQQASASSSVKWTGHPDGYGPAAVQGQRTTPTVAGRGRAQEVEDDDVDSGPEGYDDEDDEEDEEASVAAGSSGTVRLRCYSCQTLHRDESCEQMQSCALPKTCKTIVSHWNTESGPRTTYSGWCADTCQPVSRTVDGSLTTISCCQASLCNIPPWQDPQGSGAGGPQGRPSTAATTLLLSLLAGLQAVGV; this comes from the exons ATGAAGGTGCTGGCGGCTGTCCTGCTGGCCCTCCTGCTGTGCGGGCAGCAAG cctcagcttcctcttctgtgaaatggacaGGCCATCCTGACGGCTACGGGCCAGCTGCTGTACAGGGCCAGCGCACAACCCCTACTGTTGCCG GCAGAGGGCGGGCGCAGGAGGTCGAGGATGACGACGTGGACTCTGGGCCCGAAGGCTATGACGACGAGGATGACGAGGAGGATGAGGAGGCCAGCGTGGCTGCAGGCAGCAGCGGCACAG TGCGGCTGCGGTGCTACTCCTGCCAGACTCTGCACAGGGATGAGAGCTGCGAACAGATGCAGAGCTGCGCCCTCCCCAAGACGTGCAAAACCATCGTCTCCCACTGGAATACTG AGTCAGGTCCCCGGACCACCTACTCGGGGTGGTGTGCAGACACATGTCAACCCGTCAGCAGGACGGTGGACGGATCCCTGACGACCATATCCTGCTGCCAGGCCAGCCTATGCAACATCCCGCCCTGGCAGGACCCCCAGGGGAGTGGGGCAGGTGGCCCCCAGGGTAGACCCTCAACCGCGGCCACCACCCTCCTGCTCAGCCTCCTCGCCGGCCTTCAGGCAGTGGGGGTCTGA
- the GPIHBP1 gene encoding glycosylphosphatidylinositol-anchored high density lipoprotein-binding protein 1 isoform X1, giving the protein MKVLAAVLLALLLCGQQASASSSVKWTGHPDGYGPAAVQGQRTTPTVADKDNARLHTGRGRAQEVEDDDVDSGPEGYDDEDDEEDEEASVAAGSSGTVRLRCYSCQTLHRDESCEQMQSCALPKTCKTIVSHWNTESGPRTTYSGWCADTCQPVSRTVDGSLTTISCCQASLCNIPPWQDPQGSGAGGPQGRPSTAATTLLLSLLAGLQAVGV; this is encoded by the exons ATGAAGGTGCTGGCGGCTGTCCTGCTGGCCCTCCTGCTGTGCGGGCAGCAAG cctcagcttcctcttctgtgaaatggacaGGCCATCCTGACGGCTACGGGCCAGCTGCTGTACAGGGCCAGCGCACAACCCCTACTGTTGCCGATAAGGACAATGCCAGGCTACACACAG GCAGAGGGCGGGCGCAGGAGGTCGAGGATGACGACGTGGACTCTGGGCCCGAAGGCTATGACGACGAGGATGACGAGGAGGATGAGGAGGCCAGCGTGGCTGCAGGCAGCAGCGGCACAG TGCGGCTGCGGTGCTACTCCTGCCAGACTCTGCACAGGGATGAGAGCTGCGAACAGATGCAGAGCTGCGCCCTCCCCAAGACGTGCAAAACCATCGTCTCCCACTGGAATACTG AGTCAGGTCCCCGGACCACCTACTCGGGGTGGTGTGCAGACACATGTCAACCCGTCAGCAGGACGGTGGACGGATCCCTGACGACCATATCCTGCTGCCAGGCCAGCCTATGCAACATCCCGCCCTGGCAGGACCCCCAGGGGAGTGGGGCAGGTGGCCCCCAGGGTAGACCCTCAACCGCGGCCACCACCCTCCTGCTCAGCCTCCTCGCCGGCCTTCAGGCAGTGGGGGTCTGA
- the GPIHBP1 gene encoding glycosylphosphatidylinositol-anchored high density lipoprotein-binding protein 1 isoform X3 has protein sequence MKVLAAVLLALLLCGQQGHPDGYGPAAVQGQRTTPTVADKDNARLHTGRGRAQEVEDDDVDSGPEGYDDEDDEEDEEASVAAGSSGTVRLRCYSCQTLHRDESCEQMQSCALPKTCKTIVSHWNTESGPRTTYSGWCADTCQPVSRTVDGSLTTISCCQASLCNIPPWQDPQGSGAGGPQGRPSTAATTLLLSLLAGLQAVGV, from the exons ATGAAGGTGCTGGCGGCTGTCCTGCTGGCCCTCCTGCTGTGCGGGCAGCAAG GCCATCCTGACGGCTACGGGCCAGCTGCTGTACAGGGCCAGCGCACAACCCCTACTGTTGCCGATAAGGACAATGCCAGGCTACACACAG GCAGAGGGCGGGCGCAGGAGGTCGAGGATGACGACGTGGACTCTGGGCCCGAAGGCTATGACGACGAGGATGACGAGGAGGATGAGGAGGCCAGCGTGGCTGCAGGCAGCAGCGGCACAG TGCGGCTGCGGTGCTACTCCTGCCAGACTCTGCACAGGGATGAGAGCTGCGAACAGATGCAGAGCTGCGCCCTCCCCAAGACGTGCAAAACCATCGTCTCCCACTGGAATACTG AGTCAGGTCCCCGGACCACCTACTCGGGGTGGTGTGCAGACACATGTCAACCCGTCAGCAGGACGGTGGACGGATCCCTGACGACCATATCCTGCTGCCAGGCCAGCCTATGCAACATCCCGCCCTGGCAGGACCCCCAGGGGAGTGGGGCAGGTGGCCCCCAGGGTAGACCCTCAACCGCGGCCACCACCCTCCTGCTCAGCCTCCTCGCCGGCCTTCAGGCAGTGGGGGTCTGA
- the GPIHBP1 gene encoding glycosylphosphatidylinositol-anchored high density lipoprotein-binding protein 1 isoform X5 produces the protein MPGYTQWRFTGVPARPGRGRAQEVEDDDVDSGPEGYDDEDDEEDEEASVAAGSSGTVRLRCYSCQTLHRDESCEQMQSCALPKTCKTIVSHWNTESGPRTTYSGWCADTCQPVSRTVDGSLTTISCCQASLCNIPPWQDPQGSGAGGPQGRPSTAATTLLLSLLAGLQAVGV, from the exons ATGCCAGGCTACACACAG TGGAGGTTTACAGGCGTCCCTGCGCGGCCAGGCAGAGGGCGGGCGCAGGAGGTCGAGGATGACGACGTGGACTCTGGGCCCGAAGGCTATGACGACGAGGATGACGAGGAGGATGAGGAGGCCAGCGTGGCTGCAGGCAGCAGCGGCACAG TGCGGCTGCGGTGCTACTCCTGCCAGACTCTGCACAGGGATGAGAGCTGCGAACAGATGCAGAGCTGCGCCCTCCCCAAGACGTGCAAAACCATCGTCTCCCACTGGAATACTG AGTCAGGTCCCCGGACCACCTACTCGGGGTGGTGTGCAGACACATGTCAACCCGTCAGCAGGACGGTGGACGGATCCCTGACGACCATATCCTGCTGCCAGGCCAGCCTATGCAACATCCCGCCCTGGCAGGACCCCCAGGGGAGTGGGGCAGGTGGCCCCCAGGGTAGACCCTCAACCGCGGCCACCACCCTCCTGCTCAGCCTCCTCGCCGGCCTTCAGGCAGTGGGGGTCTGA